CCTACATTGACTTTGAATCAGTTTAGAGGTAAACGTTGTTTAGACATGGATAGGAGATTTGAGTGGACAACAGTGACGTCTGTCTAAGCTCTTGACTAcatgtttactgtgtttttgtttttgaagataCCTGATAGAGCACGGCGCTCATGTCGGGGCGGTGAACAGTGAGGGAGAGCTTCCTCTGGATGTGGCCACAGAAGATGTCATGGAGAGACTTCTCAAAGCTGAAATCAAAAAACAAGGTGAGAAAACGCTGTGCACTCACATTAACACCTCAACTCCAACTTAAAGTCCCATGTTGCATCTGGTCAGTTCTGCTGTGTCTGTTATCTTTATAATAATCTCAAGTACACAATGACTACAATGTATAACACAGAATTTGACAACAGTCAAATAATCCTTAGTTcctttttttactttatttttattgtttttttgatgaaaacagaacagacagagcatcaaacagcagacagggtCTTCATAGGTTGGATGAAATGCTTGACATTGTGtataacaggaaataaaaagcatCACTATCAAGGTCTGTGGGTCAGGTACCATGATTGTCCTTTGAAATGGTAAAGGTTCTTGTGATCTATGACTTTGAGTCATGTAAAGCCAGGGTGTTTTTATGGAGGGAGGGGTCTTCCTCTCATTCACAACCTAAAGTCCATTCTGTTGGCTTtagaacagaagaaaataaaacaatgttctccaaacaaaataaatgtatagtTAGGAAGTCAAATAAGATTTCcagtatttttcatatttttttgtgacatGTCTCAGAGATTTTTTAACTGTGTCATAGTATTTGTAATAAATATTTGTGCTGCTTTTTCAGGCGTATTTCCCAAATACATAACACGGGAATTTAAAAGCAAAATCTGAGCTTATTATAGATTTGACCTCTGTTACCACATCTGCCCAGTAAGTGGAAATATTAGGACATTTATAATGAGCAGCAGACATATTATCACATTTTTTCCAACAATGACCGTGTTCGGTTTTGTTGcttctgttcttctgtgttctgtgacttttttatttttggatttcTCAGCTCAGATGATATGAATTCTGCTGTCATTTATTTGCCACCTGATGTGATGTTCATGCATGTCTTTCAGATTTCAGGTCTTTGAGTTCTTTATGTCAGACGTTTAGTCAGTCAGTTTATTTAAAGGTTTCTTTTTGAGAGCTTTTTCTCCCAGTATAGATTGGACAGGTGTGTTTATTTGACTGTCCTGTCCTATGTCCTTCCAGTTTGCATCACATTTAGGATCACACCAACAAACCTTAACTAACCTTAATAAGCTAAGCTAAATTGCAAGTGCCATCTTAAAAGAGGCTGCTGATGTTTGGAATAGTGTAGATGATTGGATGTACTTTACTGTATCATTCCATGTGGTTTCCAAGTTCCTTGGCCTTAGTTGTCATTTAtgagcatttacattacatttttgtcCTGTTGTAAAACACGCCATGCACTgaataggtaaaaaaaaattaggacaGAGTCAGAGTTTGTACCAAATGTTCTGTGACCTTCATAATACTCAAGTGTCCTGAAGCTCCAGGCTTATACCTTTATCACTGTCACCTGCACAGTTTGCTGAGATCCAAATGCAACTAAAGCCAGAGATCACATATATGATAAATATATATGCTTCCATATACGTTCATACACACTGACTGGACTGTTTTGCAGTGGACGGCAAACATAATAGATTCAGCCGGAAGGTGATGTGTACGTGTTGTCATTTGCCACCGTGTGTTCATATGTCTGTCACAGGAATAGACGTGGACAACGCccgaaaggaggaggagaggatcaTGCTCCAGGACGCCATGGCGATGCTGGCAGGAGGTGGCACTCTCATACCTCACCCAAACACCAAGGCGACCGCTCTTCACGTCGCCGCTGCCAAAGGCTACATCGAAGTCCTGAAGTGAGCATCAGTCCACGCATGACCGCGATGACACCTTGTGTTAGCTTTTGTCTTATTTTGGTGGCACACCAAGTCAAATCAGCTTTTATTCATAGCCTTGttcctcattctctctgtccttgtttgtttttctctctttgttccctcccctcttcctcaccTTGTTCAGGGTGCTGTTACAGTGCGGCGTGGATGTGGACAGCAGGGACATCGACAGCTGGACACCCCTGCATGCAGGAGCTCACTGGGGGCAGGAGGAGGTGTGCACCCTGCTTGCTGACCACATGTGTGATATGGGTGCCGTCAACAATGTGGTGAGCGGTAGACTAACAACCTTCCCTTGGCATTAAGTCTGTGATTGAAGCCTTTGCCCGTGCCAGGGCTGATCATACACTGTGAATGTCCTTGTAGGGCCAAACACCTCTAGATGTTGCAGATGAAAACCTCGTGGACATTCTGGAGGAGctacagaagaaacagaacGCTGTGAGTCTGCCCTCAGACATGCTCCACGACTATCTCACTCACTTAGATAAACCTGATATGATTGATAGTGTTACAGCGGCGAAtgttctctgtgtttatgtgtgtttatattcctCTACAGTTACGCAgcgagaaagagaaacagactcCTGTTATTGAGACCAGTCCGCCAATCTCCATGGTACCAGTTCGTGCACGCAGGTCAGTGCCAGTGTGTTGGCGTGTTTGTGcgtatgtgcgtgtgtatgcGGGCACATGCTATGCTGTTTCTGAATCCCAGCTGAATCCCAGTAAATCCATTGCCAGTTGTCTGCATGCAGGTGTGATGTTAACAGTCCCAGCATTCCTATGAACCTCGTTACTTCTATCCACTGACATTGACCTGGATAGATGTAGCGTTCAGTAACACTCTGTGTCCCAGTTTCATACTAAATTCTCATTGTACctataaaaaaaagtatagtttactttaaaaaaaaaacaaaaacaaaacatacatgcTGAAATTCAGCATGGTGTCATTGCATCTTTttgtcccacaatgcaatgcataacagagacagaaaaataatcaacttAAAAGAGTATCTCTACCATCACaaagtaataaaagtaaaataaaatttttacATCAGGctaaatttatatatttttgataTATGTTGGGTTTTCTACACAATCCACTGTGAAACAGTTTGTGGTTAAACAAGACAGTactgttattttaaaatgaaatcagaaaaaaaaccccaaacaataaaaattctATCTTGCCATGAAGCAGTCCTGCTCAGTAATTTGCAACCTTAGCCACAATGGTCTAATAGACCCTGGCATGTAATAGCTACCACATCCAGAGTTCATGTGTGTCACAACTTCATTAAGCAGGGTTTGTGTATGTAGTGGGTTCACGCAGGAAAAGTGTCAGAATATGgtacattaaaaacattcagtggGCAAACAGCTTTTAAAGTACACTATactcccataatgcaacactgATTTCTTGTATACCACCTAGAAAAACATCCTAAGATTAGAATATAGTGCATACACACTGTATACAGTTGATATGTAGTGTGGAACTGGGACACTAATCGTTTGCCATTTGTGTGggtgctgtgctgctgttttatcCCTGTGGTTTTGTGTAAAATTTGCATTATCACATGTGAAGGAAAGATTATAAAAGCGACCTGCAGGTCGAAGTGCCATGTAGCGAAATGGCAATTTAGTGCTAAGACAGCAGTTTTACACATGGCATCACAGAAAGTGACCCACTGTTTCACTCACTGATGTGTTGATTGGCGCATGCTCGCTCTAATTGGCTGCACATGGAATGATTGCCTTCACTGATCAGCTCCCTGCATGCCACCTGTTGTTCCATCCCACCTTGGCCCCGCCCCTGCAGGACTTCTATCTCTCGTATGAGCAGTAAGGAGAAGATCTGCCTCCACGAGCGGGAGAAGCACCCGCCTCCCGCTCTGCAGAGCAGCCCggctgaggatgaggaggaggaaggccaGACCGGACAGAGCCAGTCTCAGAGCCAGGCGAaagcctccagcagctccagctcagaAGAGGAGAGCGAATCCGAGAGTGACGCTGAGTCAGGTGAGAGAAGCTGccgctgtttttgttttgaagggaATCTGTGGTTGTGCTGCTAATCAGTATTTGAGAGAGGAGTGTGTTTAAGAGCTAACATGTTTTATTGGATCAGAGTTTTATGACTTTATGACTTTAAGCAGTGATTCATGAATTAATGACCTTTGCTTGGTTGCAGAGAAAGCGAAAAACCGAGAGATCATAAACAACTTGAACAACAAACGGAACACCACCAGCCTGCTTCCTACCTCCAACGAGTCAACGAGTACTGCTGCAAACCAAGTGAAAAAGGTCATTAAAAGAGATAtcataaaaataacatcaaatgCCTGTTTTAGctgcataataataataaacaacagAGATGGTGACTTTTATTGGCTGTGTAGCAGGAACCAAGCAAACCCACTGTCACTGAGGCCCCAGGCTCCTGGAGAACATCTCTGAGGAAGGCGGGCAGTTCGGTGACTCTGGGCTCAGCTGGACTCTCTGACTCCGGCCAGGACCCCAGCAGACCACCAGAGTCAGGGCTAGGCATGACCCGCTCTGCCTCCAGCCCCCGCCTCAGCTCAGAGGACACCAAGGTACGTACCACATGACTCCAGGGTTTATACACCTGTAAAACCGCAGTTATTATTTTATAAATCTGGCATGACAGGCCAAATAAGGGCTTCTTTTACAGCTTCCGTTCACTGAGTCACATAAATAACCAATGAACTGATTTGAACCCTCCTTGTCAGGAGCCGAGGCTCGCTCGGGTACCGCCCATTCCAACACGGAGACTCTTCAGTATTCCAGACAGCAGCCCTGACAACTCCAACAGGTGGGCCTGTGCTCTCATATGGTTCTACACTTGTGAAACCACAATCTGTTTTTCTGAGTCTCTGCATATGTGCCCCTGTCAcccggtctctctctctcagttggCTAAGCCGTAGCTCCTCTTACACCCGACGCCTTCATAGTCATACAGGGAATGATCTCACTAGTTCCACCCCCTATTTGCTTCACAGGTCAGTCAAGCTGCTCACTGCTCGTCTTGTATTTGTTTGCTCTCCTGTTTGTGCGTGATTGTTTTTGCAGTGTCACAGCTTATTACATTCCCTCAGCAGTGAATactaattgtgtgtgtgtatgtgtgcgtgtggctGTGAAAGATGCCTTTGTGTTTCCAATGGGTTTTGTCTTGGTTCTAGCTCATCTTATGGAAAGAGACTGGATGACCCCACCGTGACCTCAGCTAGCACAGGAACAAGCTCTGCTGGACTCAGCCGCCTTAATAGTGTCTTGGCGCAGAGGTATTTCATCTTTGTACACTGCGCTGTATGTCAATTGGTCTGGAACGTTTTCCTCACTCATCTGAAAGATCTGATAGCCAGCTCTTATCTTTCTTCCAAAGACTTCCTCAGGAACAGGCAGAAAAGAAGGATCAGTCTGCCGTCACCACCTCCAACTCTCAGAGCACGACCACAGGCGAACAGGAGACCAAGCAGAGGCGCAAGTGAGTCTTTGCTGTTGTCTTGTGTGTTATCGCGTGGCTGATGTTTTTTATATTGTGAGCCTGGTGATGCTGCTTTGTGACTTAAAGTTTGATTTGACTTGTGTAGATCCTATTTGACTCCAGTGCGGGATGAAGAAGCAGAGGCACAGAGGAAGGCTCGCTCCCGACACGCACGGCAGTCCCGCCGCTCCACTCAGGTATAAACGCCACCTGCTCATGAGAGGAGAATGAGGAAGAAGCCTTCCAACTCAAGAGCCTTCAAGTAATGTTTGTCAGTCTGGTACATAAGACTTTATCTGTCTTTCATATGAAGGGGGTGACACTCACAGATCTGCAGGAAGCGGAGAAGTCGATGAAAACCATGAAGACAGACaacaaagggagagaaaagaaggaggaggaagagaaggagaaagagaaagaagcaaaatcgaagaagggagaggagggggtgagagTTATATTTCACAGTTGCAGCCCTGTGTTTACTGCACTTATATAATGTCATGTGACATCACATAGCGGGGGATACTGTGTTTACAGGAAGTGAGCTGGAGGTCTCGTATTGCCAGCCTGCAGAAGTCGGACCTGCTGGGCCTCACGCAGCCCGCTGGCACTCCACGGCCTCAGGCTTCTGACAGGAGAGGTACAAACCAccacttcccttttttttttttctagcaaaGTGTGGAAATATGACAGTGCAGAGTTTGTtgaaatatttgatttgttgttaAAAGACTGCTGTCTGGCTTTGTTCCAGATGTTGAGGCCAACACAGGGGAGAGTGAGACTGAGCGATGGGCCAGGGAGCGCAGGGAGAGGAGACAAGCTCGGGCCAGGAGGAAGGCACAGAGGACCGGGGAGGTAAACACCGCAGACATCTTTTTATCTGGAAAATTGATGCAGGATGCGTAACAAACCAAGCTAACAAGAAAAGGATCATTGTGCAGTGGTAAAAACAAACCCAGTGATGTTGTAACTTTGACCTAAGAGTTTCATAAGAATATATTGCTGTCTGTGTGACGTGCAGAGTGACGACAATGATCCCAGTGGAGAGGAAGAGTTTGCAGGCAGTGGGCTGGAtccacaggtgtgtgtctgtgtgagtgtgtatttatttgtggtCATGGTGGACTGTAACCTAAGACACCAGCCATGACTtgtttgtcttctctgtttACAGACAGGCCAACACTTGAGTTCCAGGTATGAATCCAGCCTTTGACCTATCTGATTGTcccttttttcttcattctgtcAGCACGGTCTGTATGATAGCAGTATCTCtgacctctgctctcctcttccaCTCAGGTCAGATGTATCCTGTAACGACAACACCCAGGGACGAGAATCCGAGACCAAGGATTTTAAGAAGGTCGGCAGGCAGGGCTGACACTGAGGTCACACAATTTGTTTCCCTTATTTGTCCCAGTTatttactgctgtgtgttttttgtgtgtgtcagttgttCGAGGAGGTCTCCAGAGAAAACTGCCAGCTCCAGTCTCAGTTGCAGGACACTCAGAGGATTGTCAGTCAGACTAGGTTGGACCTGGAAAAGGCCACGCAGGtgatgacacagacacacaagttaAAAGGAAACTGTTATTGTAATCCTCCCCATGCAAAGACAAAAGGAAGCATTTCAAAGTGGTTAAACCGGTAATCAACAAGCTCTATCATTATATGtcatctgctttgtttttttctttcttggatttcctgtttctgtgttcagttCAGGTGGCTGTCACTCGTCAGGCTGTTTACCCAAACCCTGTTCTGTGTATCACAAATACTGTTTTTGAAGATGAAAACATAACAAACGTCTTGGTTTAATCCAAACTGTCTGacattaaagtaaaaatatggAACTTTTAAAAGAAGCAATTCAGTCATCCTCCTACAAATGAGAAGCTGAATTCATTTACACTGCAGTACACCATACTGCTCTCATAAATACAATCAGGGGTTTTGGCTTACGTGCTCTGGTATGACTAGTAGCTTATGGTGTCTGATGTTAGATGATGTTTGCAAATTTAAGCAAGTAAGTGACATTGCTGAGCCAGTTCACAGACATAATGACTTGTCTCGGCTTGAGCTCCTGTTACGCCACATTTAAGCAAGTCTTTTAAACATGTCAGGGGCTTTGtcacaaagtaaaacaagaaGTAACGCTGAACCTCAGCGGGAGACATCATTCATAGAATTCAATCATTATTCATTGTATGGCACGTttagtatttttaaatgtatttgcattgtgtattattatttttcgtGTATTTATACCCCAAATGAGCCCACAATGCACCATGAAACATAGTGTATTATCAGTGGTCTGTAACTGAGAGCTAACTACCATGATGCCTTgcacagcaaaggaaaaaaggCCAGTTTAGACAGCTGCCAGATCAAGGATGCTGATAATATTGTTGGTTTGTTGCATCCAACAGAGACAGGAGCGCTTCAGTGACTGTTCAGccctgctggagctggagaggaagGTAATGCTTCTCTGCTGATgatgtgacatgtttttgtaaGCTTCATCTGCCTCACTACTGCCACCCCTGCTGTCTGTTgacactctctcctctccccactCGAACCACTTTCTCACCTGTTTTCACTCAACTTTTGTGgtccttcttctttctctacatcacttcctgtctgcccccccccaccccccgactCTCCCTCACGTTTCTCCCGGCATCAGGACCGGAGGATGTTGGAGCGGCGAatggcagagctggaggaagagcTAAAGGTGAGGAGATACATACAGAATGAATCTTATCATGGCCACAGACACTTTGCATGCTCCTGCTTGATTAGCTTGGCTTTAGCTTGTGCAGTTCAGCAGCGTGGTGAAGGCACACTGCACAGAGCGGTTTCACACAGTATATTCTCTCTAATGATGCATCTCATAGATAAATTTGGTCGTTTATCAAATGAATATTTGTTGTTGCCTAACTGTGCTTGCATAATTTTTAGGTGTGAAACAACACAGTGGCTCATTTTGTAATTTATCTGAACTTTCTGTTAATGCAGAATGAATATGTAAAGAATGTAAGGCACGTGTTTTTAGAGGAATAGttccaacattttgggaaataagcttATTCCATTTCCTGCAGAGttttagatgagaagattgataccactctcatgtctgcacaGTAAATACGCAGCTGGAGCCATCAgtaggttagcttagcttagcataaagaccgaAAACAGGGGGAAGCAGCTAGTCTGGCCCTGTATGAAGGTAACTATCTGTTATTGCTAGTTCACTGCCaccagacttttattttatagCTCCTCCTTTCAGGCTTTTGACACTTGACTGAATCCCacagatgtgattttttttagttcaaCTTCTAAAATCCAGATTGTTGAGGCTCTGTAGAAGGAGCAACATGGGTAACAACTAATTGATCATGTAATCATatgctttgtttgtctttgttgctttgtttgtcCACATTTCAACcaaatatatgtataaaacaGCTCTAGCCAAAGCTGTGAGAGTGTGGCAGCAAAAGATCACCGTCCTTATGGTTTGAATCTTAAAAGTGAACCCACTGTCTTTCCATCAACTGTATTTAATATGACATGGAATAGGTGCCCTGCTTCATTTTAATGCTTAATGCATGTATGTTAATCAGTCTTTctttaattaatatttaattaatggGTCTTTTTCAGGGCACATACACGTCATAGCAGAAAAAAgtacaggtgtaattaataacactGATAATTAGATGATTACATTTAGGAGTTCAGATTATTTGTATTGAACATGTTGGGTCACTGGTGAGGCAAGACCAAAGTGATCTTTTaacatgtctgctgtgaaaaaggcatGTAACATATGATCTTAGCATCCAAAACAAGCAGTGAGACTATATAATACAATTAAATctgattttatattttgattGGTTGTAATGGGAGCTTAATTTTTTGCCACTAGGTTCTGGTTGACCTGAGAGCCGACAACCAGCGTCTTAAGGATGAAAATGGAGCACTGATCCGTGTCATCAGCAAACTCTCCAAATAGATgtggagagcgagagagagcgagagagagagagacacacacatgaagagcagggaacccccacccccaaccccctccctccctccatccctccctccatccatccacccacccctccctcttccACACATTCCTCCCAGTGCCAAagagcgagggggggggggggggggaagcaGCAGAATGTCCTACGTACATGAGCACCACAGCTTGACTTGGATCGCGATGCCTCTCTGTGAACAGCTGGAGTGGCTTTTGTGTGCCTTAATGCCCGTTTGTCACAGGAGGACCGATCGCGTGAAGGCCCACGGCTTCGGTCAGAGGCTCCAACAGTAGCAACATGAGACTCAACAACAGCCAAAATGCCCACGGCTggtacaacacaacaaaacacgaCATCTACTACGACTGTGCATCAGGGGAACccgaacatgcacacacattcccatGCGTGCATCACATACTTCCTCAATGCACATTCCACTGAGCGCACAAGGCAGCTTGAGCCTTAAAGCTCCCacttagtatttatttttttttgaacacactcacgtcacacactcacaaatttTACCCCACTCACAGTCCAaatcaaatgtgtttgtcaAGCAGTAAAGGTTTTGGTGTATTCTTTAAAACTCAGCTCTGAAACGCGTTTCAGGCTCTTGTCTTTACATTCATCTATGTCCTGATGACACGGGGAAGTCCATGAAGCTCTGTTGGgttgttttatttccacatgCAAGTGTTTGAACCCACCTACCTCTCCACCTATGCACTTCCCcacatacatttttatatttgtgaccacagacacactccatGCTCTTAAAAATGACCGCAGAACCAGGTCAGTCGACCACAGCACTTTACTCTCTGCAAAGCAATAAAAAGATCTGCGAGGCTTTGCCCGTCCTCCAGACAGACAACTTTACTTTTCAGAACAGCACCTTCTCATGTTGTAAGTGGAGGGAGAAGTTACCCATagctgaaggtcaaaggtcattgcACAGTTATAAGAATTGCTGTTCTGTCAAAGCCTGTTATGCTATGAATGGTTTTAATTATTACCATTGATAAAGatattattttcatagtttttcatTGTCAGTTCCTGCAAGGGAGCGTGGTTATGTATATTACATGTGTATAAATATTAGTCTTGAATAATACCCTTTTGAAGTAAAATCCCATGTAGCCTTTCTTCACATGTTGGTTTTCTAATATATTAAATGGATGTCGGCaccctaataaaaaaaaaaataagtgtgtTTTTAGCAATTGCTTGGTTTTTATGCACATAGTAGTTTGGTAATTTCATCCACTTCAATTGGATCATTCACCAAAGGTGCTGTTTCATGTAAAATATCAACTTCTATGCTTTGTAACATCGTAACCATTGTCATCCTCACCACTCGGATTCCTGGCTTCTTAGTGACATGCTGTGGCTGATGGAGTCATCAGATTTCTCACTTGTGTGATCTCTGGTCACCTGgttgtttggggggggggggtttggctTCATCCACACTATGCTTGTATCGTCCCTGTGTACAGTGTCAGTTGCTCTGTTTTCTGGTAGCCAGATGTCCTACATCacaggggagaggaaaaaaaaaacacgagggACAGAACAGCTGCAACACTgtgactctcacacacagtgagcctaacagaggaaacagggaaacagatgtatttacagtatgtttggACTGTAACATTAATCTACTGCTGCTCCCAGGTGAACTGGACATCCTGAGCGGTTTGATTGACGTGGTAGAAATTAGTGTTATCACATATGCTGGATGAGTGTTCAGTAGGCGTCTGGCTGTAGGAATCCTGTTGTCTTTTGAGCTTCTGTCCATTTGCACTAAAGTGAAGTTAACACCAGTCATCCATCTGTTTGTCTCATCTGAGAGCAGAAAGATGGACCACTGTCCTGCAGGGTAGAAGTACTGACAACAAGCTGAGCTCCTAATAAGGAAGGGCAGGCTGGCCGaggctctctctctgtaaatATCCCTCAGgtctgagaaagacagaggaagggagctggggaggaagagggaagcGGATGGATTGCAGCCTTATATGGACAAAGCACTGCTTTTCCCAGGGTTTGTGGCTCTGACCCCCGGCATGATGCCAGATGCTACACAAACAGCTCCTCAGCGCCACCAAGAGGTGCAACTTATGTAATGCTACAGCGAAAGGTTAAAAAATGTGTCTTCTCAATTACACTTTTTTACACTTTGGACAACTGGTTTCCCAGAaaaatttactttaaatgaGAAATAATGTGCTTCTGTGAAAA
The window above is part of the Toxotes jaculatrix isolate fToxJac2 chromosome 5, fToxJac2.pri, whole genome shotgun sequence genome. Proteins encoded here:
- the zmp:0000001167 gene encoding protein phosphatase 1 regulatory subunit 12A isoform X1, with the protein product MAATDHSRSEAAKQRRQDQLQRWLGSETDRTGLEIRETSSGPGTRRTKVRFAQGAVFMAACSAGDREEVAALLRQGADINHANIDGLTALHQACIDENAEMVQFLVESGSDVNRGDNEGWTPLHAAASCGFIQIAKYLIEHGAHVGAVNSEGELPLDVATEDVMERLLKAEIKKQGIDVDNARKEEERIMLQDAMAMLAGGGTLIPHPNTKATALHVAAAKGYIEVLKVLLQCGVDVDSRDIDSWTPLHAGAHWGQEEVCTLLADHMCDMGAVNNVGQTPLDVADENLVDILEELQKKQNALRSEKEKQTPVIETSPPISMVPVRARRTSISRMSSKEKICLHEREKHPPPALQSSPAEDEEEEGQTGQSQSQSQAKASSSSSSEEESESESDAESEKAKNREIINNLNNKRNTTSLLPTSNESTSTAANQVKKQEPSKPTVTEAPGSWRTSLRKAGSSVTLGSAGLSDSGQDPSRPPESGLGMTRSASSPRLSSEDTKEPRLARVPPIPTRRLFSIPDSSPDNSNSWLSRSSSYTRRLHSHTGNDLTSSTPYLLHSSSYGKRLDDPTVTSASTGTSSAGLSRLNSVLAQRLPQEQAEKKDQSAVTTSNSQSTTTGEQETKQRRKSYLTPVRDEEAEAQRKARSRHARQSRRSTQGVTLTDLQEAEKSMKTMKTDNKGREKKEEEEKEKEKEAKSKKGEEGEVSWRSRIASLQKSDLLGLTQPAGTPRPQASDRRDVEANTGESETERWARERRERRQARARRKAQRTGESDDNDPSGEEEFAGSGLDPQTGQHLSSRSDVSCNDNTQGRESETKDFKKLFEEVSRENCQLQSQLQDTQRIVSQTRLDLEKATQRQERFSDCSALLELERKDRRMLERRMAELEEELKVLVDLRADNQRLKDENGALIRVISKLSK